One window of the Dermacentor andersoni chromosome 10, qqDerAnde1_hic_scaffold, whole genome shotgun sequence genome contains the following:
- the LOC126543546 gene encoding uncharacterized protein, protein MPPQVHPYTVFGFSEDLDWCTLHFLRPVDDIRVCSACRVVARKSAFLPCRHVLCEHCYEQLKARGHICVLEGELCPEDEVHWREFPVEKMMKSEVSCWNRENGCQASAVVSSITEHFRRDCAYHSTSCPKCAATVLRRNIIVHLDSHCAKHVLTRRSVPPTSEGVAKEMEDIQTTLQGLDSACRNASHNNASLHSQLRESATVHEEILGPLSTMANEMKKASQTSRVALSAVEISARTKEQQIARLMHLGASLCTQLDEIKRTADKWCHDSSAHEATTERQKLLEDLAVLQSELQSVTIKLEELKKGKSLCGTAKEEGTAALRLSEVSIGSVFFIGSRLRDRNNRNNEPVGTFRIFEEVPKGPSQVVWCVKGWPSIRDLLQADDRFVENAQISILNSDVKGYTFGLTCRKQMIYFAVCVMRKLDAPLTLFPKMIKLCTVNEKVVHMLNVDEYSENVKLGTLSSRWYFSDYFPVRNFDDGASVEHDNLALCFTFLY, encoded by the exons ATGCCTCCACAAGTTCACCCATACACTGTGTTCGGGTTTTCCGAAGACCTCGACTGGTGTACCCTGCACTTCCTCAGACCCGTCGACGACATCAGGGTGTGCAGTGCATGCAGAGTGGTCGCCAGGAAGAGCGCCTTCCTTCCATGTCGCCATGTTCTCTGTGAGCACTGCTACGAGCAATTGAAGGCCCGGGGCCACATCTGCGTTCTGGAGGGCGAGCTCTGTCCAGAAGACGAAGTCCACTGGAGGGAGTTTCCGGTGGAGAAGATGATGAAGAGTGAG GTCAGCTGCTGGAACCGAGAGAACGGCTGCCAAGCAAGTGCGGTGGTCTCCAGCATAACTGAGCACTTTCGCCGGGATTGTGCCTACCACTCCACGTCCTGCCCAAAGTGTGCGGCGACGGTTCTTCGGCGAAATATTATCGTCCACCTGGACTCCCACTGCGCCAAGCATGTCCTGACCAGAAGGTCAGTGCCACCAACAAGCGAAGGAGTTGCGAAAGAGATGGAAGACATCCAGACGACTCTTCAGGGCTTAGATTCGGCATGTCGAAACGCATCGCACAACAATGCTTCTTTGCACTCGCAGCTTCGGGAAAGTGCAACTGTCCACGAAGAAATTCTCGGCCCTCTATCGACGATGGCGAATGAAATGAAGAAGGCGTCGCAGACGTCGAGAGTGGCATTAAGCGCAGTTGAAATAAGCGCCAGAACTAAAGAACAGCAGATAGCACGTTTGATGCATTTAGGTGCAAGCTTGTGCACTCAGTTGGACGAAATTAAAAGAACTGCCGATAAATGGTGTCATGACAGCTCAGCCCACGAAGCTACGACGGAGCGTCAGAAGCTTCTTGAGGACCTGGCAGTGCTGCAGAGTGAGCTACAGAGCGTAACAATTAAACTAGAAGAATTGAAGAAGGGGAAGTCTCTTTGTggaacagcaaaagaagaaggtACGGCCGCACTCCGCTTGTCAGAGGTCTCAATCGGGAGCGTCTTCTTTATAGGGTCAAGATTAAGGGACAGGAACAACAGAAATAATGAGCCAGTCGGAACTTTCCGCATCTTCGAAGAAGTACCGAAAGGTCCCAGCCAAGTAGTATGGTGCGTGAAGGGGTGGCCGTCGATAAGAGATCTTCTGCAAGCCGATGACCGCTTCGTCGAAAACGCACAAATCTCTATTCTAAATAGTGACGTGAAAGGGTATACCTTTGGTCTTACATGTCGGAAACAAATGATCTACTTTGCTGTGTGTGTCATGCGAAAGCTAGATGCTCCTCTCACTCTGTTCCCCAAAATGATTAAGCTTTGCACTGTCAATGAAAAAGTGGTTCACATGTTAAACGTCGATGAATATTCAGAAAACGTTAAACTAGGGACCCTAAGTTCACGATGGTATTTTTCGGATTATTTTCCCGTTCGGAATTTTGACGATGGCGCAAGCGTTGAGCACGACAACCTAGCACTGTGCTTCACATTTTTGTACTGA
- the LOC126544395 gene encoding uncharacterized protein, protein MPHERDSYKLFGFSEELDWKPLHFVQPIDDARVCSACGFVPKRSGFLPCRHVMCEPCFDQCRNRGHICVMDGEACPEAGVHWREFPVDKLVDREVTCWNKKYGCETITTVASIVNHFYEKCAHHSTRCQKCSATVLQRDMIAHLESCCSAHVLARKYSPSSSEGLGRKEIQNVQSLLHNIKLSLQNAATENEHISSRIGEVVRQRLDAQGELGDVIREVAERINLTLTVIEGNVQRDEEVQREFDALKATLEERMAAVKATMEAFMREHDSQADLRTKAHSDVVRTVSDMHREVQRMKSELEDIQEQDV, encoded by the exons ATGCCACACGAGAGGGACTCGTACAAGCTGTTCGGGTTTTCGGAGGAGCTGGACTGGAAGCCCCTGCACTTCGTCCAGCCGATAGACGACGCAAGAGTGTGCAGCGCGTGCGGATTCGTGCCCAAGAGAAGCGGCTTCCTGCCGTGTCGCCACGTGATGTGCGAACCGTGCTTCGATCAGTGCAGGAACAGAGGCCACATCTGCGTCATGGACGGCGAAGCGTGCCCAGAGGCCGGAGTCCACTGGAGGGAATTTCCTGTCGACAAGCTCGTCGACAGAGAG GTCACCTGCTGGAACAAGAAGTATGGCTGCGAAACCATCACTACAGTTGCAAGCATTGTCAACCACTTTTACGAAAAGTGCGCCCACCATTCCACGCGCTGTCAAAAGTGCTCGGCGACGGTTCTTCAGAGAGACATGATCGCACACCTCGAGTCATGTTGCTCTGCCCACGTCTTGGCCAGGAAGTACTCGCCATCAAGTTCAGAAGGCTTAGGCAGAAAGGAAATACAAAACGTCCAATCATTACTACACAACATAAAGCTGTCCTTACAGAACGCTGCCACTGAAAACGAACACATAAGTTCGAGAATCGGCGAAGTTGTCAGACAGCGCCTCGACGCGCAGGGAGAACTGGGGGACGTCATCAGGGAAGTGGCGGAGCGAATCAATCTGACACTGACGGTAATCGAAGGAAACGTCCAAAGAGACGAAGAGGTTCAGCGGGAGTTTGATGCCCTCAAAGCGACTTTGGAAGAGCGAATGGCCGCTGTAAAAGCGACGATGGAAGCTTTCATGCGGGAACACGATTCACAAGCCGACCTCAGAACCAAGGCGCACAGTGACGTGGTGCGAACTGTGAGTGATATGCACCGAGAGGTGCAGCGCATGAAATCGGAGCTGGAAGACATCCAAGAACAAGATGTGTAA